The Caretta caretta isolate rCarCar2 chromosome 5, rCarCar1.hap1, whole genome shotgun sequence genome contains a region encoding:
- the PUM3 gene encoding pumilio homolog 3 isoform X1, whose translation MEAKGKKRFMGKNGKAPQRKHKFKKDNDSGPPKKFYTKRGEEGKPKFRSKKSEKGNKKLDKTSVKQFKSKQQPEKFSRKRKLQEDNEGGSVPKKPKWNDLKRKKKELKQSRQLNDKTNYDVIIKSKQIWESVRRKNCDKKKREKLINELHKLLQGKIKTMAFAHDSTRVIQCFIRYGNDKQRQETFEELKDSLLELSKSKYSRNIVKKFLMYGTKPQVAEIIKSFKGEVKKMLRHSEASAVVEYAYNDKAILEQRIMLAEELYGNTFQVYKSPVHPTLDKVLEAHPEKQEAIMDEMKQILTPVAQKEAVIKHSLVHKVFLDFFIHALPKQRSEMIEAIREAVIYLAHTHDGARVAMHALWHGTPKDRKIIMKTMKTYVEKIATGEFSHLVLLAAFDCIDDTKLMKQLIISEISGSLPNIVNNKYGRKVLLYLLSPRDPAHFLPEIVKILQQGDGNAYSKKDSDVRRCELLEAISPALLGYLQEHAQEMVMDKATCVLVADVLGSVLGDVQPAMNAIASLAAEELVPGGKDGQDVLQEHWWNVSALRI comes from the exons ATGGAAGCCAAAGGTAAAAAGAGATTTATGGGgaaaaatggaaaagcaccacaaagaaaacataaatttaaaaaagacaatg ATTCTGGTCCACCAAAAAAGTTTTATACTAAAAGAGGTGAAGAAGGAAAGCCTAAATTCAGATCCAAGAAGtctgagaaaggaaacaaaaaacttGATAAGACTAGTGTGAAACAATTCAAGAGTAAGCAGCAACCAGAAAAGTTCAGTAGGAAGAGAAAACTCCAGGAGGATAATGAGGGTG GGTCTGTACCTAAGAAGCCTAAATGGAatgatttaaaaaggaaaaagaaggaaTTAAAGCAGAGCAGACAACTTAATGACAAAACAAATTATGATGTAATCATCAAATCAAAACAGATATGGGAAAGTGTGAGAAG GAAAAACTGTGACAAGAAGAAGCGAGAGAAGCTAATAAATGAACTACATAAATTGCTCCAGGGGAAAATTAAAACT ATGGCATTTGCACATGACTCAACTCGAGTTATCCAGTGTTTCATTCGGTATGGCAATGACAAGCAAAGGCAAGAAACGTTTGAAGAATTAAAAG ATAGCCTACTAGAATTGAGCAAATCCAAATATTCCAGAAATATTGTAAAGAAGTTTCTTATGTATGG AACAAAACCACAAGTTGCAGAAATAATTAAAAGCTTTAAAGGTGAGGTAAAAAAAATGCTCCGCCATTCTGAAGCATCTGCCGTGGTAGAATATGCATACAATGATAAAGCCATCCTGGAGCAAAGGATCATGCTAGCAGAAGAGCTCTATGGGAACACGTTCCAAGTTTATAAG TCCCCAGTTCACCCTACACTGGACAAAGTATTAGAGGCTCATCCTGAAAAGCAAGAGGCCATTATGGATGAAATGAAACAGATTCTTACCCCAGTGGCACAAAA GGAGGCTGTGATAAAGCACTCACTGGTACATAAAGTATTTTTGGACTTTTTCATCCATGCTCTCCCAAAACAAAGATCT GAAATGATTGAAGCAATCAGAGAAGCAGTAATCTACCTGGCACATACACATGATGGAGCCCGTGTAGCCATGCATGCTTTATGGCATGGTACACCCAAG GACAGAAAAATAATTATGAAAACCATGAAGACGTATGTTGAAAAAATAGCTACC GGTGAATTCTCTCACTTGGTCTTGCTGGCAGCATTTGATTGCATTGATGATACCAAGCTCATGAAACAGCTAATCATATCT gagataagtGGTTCTTTGCCCAATATTGTAAACAACAAATATGGAAGGAAGGTCCTGTTGTACTTGCTAAGTCCAAGGGATCCTGCACATTTCTTACCAGAGATTGTCAAAATTCTGCAACAGGGAGATGGAAATGCTTACAG TAAAAAAGATTCAGATGTGCGCCGTTGTGAACTTTTAGAAGCCATTTCCCCGGCCTTGTTAGGTTATCTGCAAGAACATGCCCAAGAAATGGTGATGGACAAAGCTACGTGCGTCTTGGTGGCTGATGTTTTAGGATCTGTTCTTGGTGATGTCCAGCCTGCCATGAATGCAATTGCTAGTTTGGCAGCAGAGGAGCTGGTTCCAGGTGGCAAAGATGGGCAG